The Microcystis aeruginosa NIES-843 sequence ATCCCGATATCCCCGGACTAAAAGAGGCTGGATTTTATACCAATGAAACAATTTTTTCCCTAACAGAATTACCTCCTCGATTAGCTGTTATCGGTGGCGGGCCGATTGGTTGTGAATTAGCCCAAGCTTTTCAACGGTTAGGCGCGCAGGTGATTTTATTTCATAATCATTCCCATCTTTTGAATAAAGAAGACCGAGAAGCGACCGAAATTATTGAGAATACTTTCCTGCGGGAAGGAATGCAATTGATTCTCTGCTGCCAAATTGAACGGGTGACAAAAAATGAGCGGGGTAAAACCATTGAATATACAAGCAACGGTCAAGGAGCAACTATCACCGTTGACGAGATTTTAGTCGGTGCGGGCCGGGAGCCTAATGTGTCAGGATTAAATTTAGAAGCGGTAGCCGTGGAATACGATACTCGTCGGGGAGTCAAAGTTAATGATTATCTGCAAACTACTAACCCGAAAATTTATGCGGCCGGTGATATCTGTATGGATTGGAAATTTACCCATGCCGCCGATGCAGCCGCCCGTATTGTGATTAAAAATACTCTCTTTTCTCCCTTCGGTTTCGGACGCTATAAGCTCAGTAATTTAGTTATGCCTTGGGTCACTTATACCGACCCAGAAATCGCCCATGTGGGCATGGATGAAACCCAAGCACAAGCCCGGGGATTGGCCACTAATACTATTAAAATTCCTTTGAGTATAGTCGATCGAGCTATCGCTGATGGGGAAACAGCAGGTTTTTTAAAAATTATTCACAAACAAGGTTCCGACCAAATTTTAGGAGCCACTATCGTCGCCGCTCACGCCGGTGAGATGATTTCTCAAATTACCACCGCTATGGTTGCTAAAATCGGACTGAGTAAACTCTCTACTGTTATTCATCCCTATCCTACCCAAGCGGAAGCGATTAAAAAGGCCGCCGATGCCTATCGTCGAACTCTCTTGACTCCTAATAGTCAAAAATTCTTGGAATTGTTGGCTAAATTATCGGGTTAAAATCAATGATTGCCACCGGAGAACTGCGGCAGAACTTTGAACCCACATTCCGCACCCTCAACTGTCACATAATACCAAATTTCTAAATCCATGACAGACATCCACGCTCGAATGCTTGCCAAGCCGGTGTTCGTTGTGACGCGAATAAAGAAAAATGGTGTAAGCTGTCCCCCTCCAGAGACTTGAGTAAAAATACCTAGCTGGTGAAGGTTTTCTCGGTGGCCGCTAGGGGGGTCTTGAGACCCCTAATTATGAAAAAATAGGAATTGTTGGAAAACTGAGGCGAGTGGACTGTTCGACCATGAATCAATCAACAGAAATTGAAGTCAAAAATCTAGACCATCTGGGATTAGTAGCCGGAATTATCGATGAAATAGGAATCGTTGAAATTATCAACGAACAAGTCTCAATTGAGCGAGGAGAAATTGTCACAGCGGGGCAAGTAGTGAAAGCAATTATCCTGAATGGATTGGGATTTGTCTCCCGAGCCTTGTATTTATTTCCTCAATTTTTTGAAGATAAAGCAACCGAACATCTGCTGGGAGAGGGCATCGAACCCAAGCACTTGAATGATGATAAAATTGGTCGAGTAATGGACAAACTTTATCAACTGGATGTTTCGGGTATTTTCCTACTCATCAGTTTAGCCGCCGTGAAAAAATTTGGTGTAGCAACCGAGAACTCCCATTTAGATTCGACTTCTCTATCAGTAGAAGGAGAATATAAAAAGGAATACCCAACAGTAGAAATCCTGAAATCAGGAGCAGTGGGAGAAGAAATTGAAACCAGACAACAGCCAATAAAAATTACCTACGGATACTCCCGCGACCGACGACCTGACTTAAAACAATTTATGATTGACTTAATCGTAAGTGGGGA is a genomic window containing:
- a CDS encoding mercuric reductase — protein: MFENSSREVNVLPMDEHNQKLVNYVHPADWVNPQPQDCYDLVVIGAGTAGLVVAAGAAGLDIGLKVALVEKHLMGGDCLNFGCVPSKCLIRSSRIIGEIEKAKKLGINIGDTRVDFARVMTRMRQIRADISPNDSVQRFQKLGIDVFLGSARFLGQNAVEVTGKTLDYKKAVIATGAGAFHPDIPGLKEAGFYTNETIFSLTELPPRLAVIGGGPIGCELAQAFQRLGAQVILFHNHSHLLNKEDREATEIIENTFLREGMQLILCCQIERVTKNERGKTIEYTSNGQGATITVDEILVGAGREPNVSGLNLEAVAVEYDTRRGVKVNDYLQTTNPKIYAAGDICMDWKFTHAADAAARIVIKNTLFSPFGFGRYKLSNLVMPWVTYTDPEIAHVGMDETQAQARGLATNTIKIPLSIVDRAIADGETAGFLKIIHKQGSDQILGATIVAAHAGEMISQITTAMVAKIGLSKLSTVIHPYPTQAEAIKKAADAYRRTLLTPNSQKFLELLAKLSG